From the genome of Lentilactobacillus buchneri, one region includes:
- a CDS encoding helix-turn-helix domain-containing protein, translating into MKTIGQTVKMIRQIKGFTQSEVYSGVMSRSFAHRFENGENDISAAKLFKILDNLSISANEFRFIQNDYHEPTATSLKRRLLRAYNGHDLQTMGQIIAETQKSSRLSYKSVAAMGQILVVTYYSKTFTVTPAMENLWDTLFASQTWTLEEIRQAQILLPIAVSRHQEALISEIVDRFENNCRQYLQAVDDPFHIADELMDLYLSLFQIELNLAQYQFAKEILNKIRQVNTLDLSWNGRFQQQLITAVWQLYFGSEKKGLALIAKLVAVENLYSPTVDHNLLAIIKVRKRLAKQYRKANAVD; encoded by the coding sequence ATGAAAACAATCGGGCAGACAGTCAAAATGATTCGACAAATTAAAGGATTCACCCAAAGCGAAGTGTACTCAGGCGTGATGTCACGTTCATTTGCTCATCGCTTTGAAAATGGGGAGAACGACATCAGTGCCGCCAAGTTATTTAAAATTTTAGATAATCTGTCCATTTCAGCCAACGAATTCCGTTTTATCCAAAACGATTATCACGAACCCACTGCAACATCCCTGAAAAGGCGCCTGCTACGGGCCTATAACGGCCACGATCTTCAAACAATGGGCCAAATCATCGCTGAAACGCAAAAAAGCAGCCGCCTCAGTTACAAATCGGTTGCTGCTATGGGTCAAATATTGGTCGTCACTTATTATTCAAAAACATTCACAGTCACTCCGGCAATGGAAAATCTCTGGGACACCCTTTTTGCATCACAGACCTGGACACTTGAAGAAATTAGGCAGGCCCAAATTTTACTGCCAATTGCGGTCAGCCGGCATCAAGAAGCGCTTATTTCCGAGATTGTTGACAGATTTGAAAACAACTGTCGACAATACCTTCAAGCAGTGGATGACCCATTTCATATTGCTGATGAATTAATGGATCTTTATCTTTCTCTTTTTCAAATCGAGCTCAACTTGGCTCAGTATCAATTCGCAAAAGAAATTCTAAACAAAATCCGTCAGGTCAACACCCTGGATTTAAGTTGGAATGGCCGGTTCCAACAACAATTGATCACCGCGGTCTGGCAGCTCTATTTTGGCAGTGAGAAAAAAGGCCTGGCACTGATTGCCAAGCTGGTCGCTGTTGAAAATCTCTATTCCCCGACAGTGGATCATAATCTGCTTGCAATCATCAAAGTACGCAAGCGACTGGCCAAACAGTATCGAAAAGCAAACGCCGTTGACTAG
- a CDS encoding ADP-ribosylglycohydrolase family protein: protein MYSTSYLLFQSLTAVALGDALGYPIQHDTRLNPFDDPIHEMVEHRTNQIPAGTWSDDTSLSIASLVSLTFGYNLYDLMTRYSQWVHFGDYTPFNYAYDVDETTKAAIQRFDTGTPPVLSGGTLDSDNDNTALKRLMPLAFYILTKNQQYTFNETIADMVHDYTATTNRTPKTFIGSGVLTNVIIRLIQNPNKYAMLRAVKEALDYYRSKDQFAAQVPFFEQLEESHFLRQSSTKLRPSGDVIATLNAVFWCLMNSEQYNVAVSKAVNLGSNADTIGSITSMLASLLFAPVTFPENWLSKLQGRNQIKSAVSVALLSDNF from the coding sequence ATGTATTCCACCAGCTACCTTTTATTTCAATCATTAACAGCAGTTGCCCTGGGTGACGCGCTTGGATATCCGATTCAACACGATACCCGCCTGAACCCCTTCGATGATCCAATCCATGAGATGGTCGAACACCGGACGAATCAAATCCCAGCCGGCACTTGGTCTGATGATACATCACTATCAATTGCTTCTTTAGTTAGCTTAACGTTTGGATATAATCTTTATGACCTCATGACACGTTATTCGCAATGGGTCCATTTTGGTGATTACACGCCCTTTAATTATGCATACGACGTTGATGAGACCACCAAAGCAGCCATCCAACGCTTTGATACCGGCACCCCACCGGTTTTGTCCGGCGGCACTTTGGATTCAGACAATGACAATACTGCCCTTAAACGGTTGATGCCGTTGGCCTTTTATATTTTAACGAAGAACCAGCAGTACACCTTTAATGAAACCATTGCCGACATGGTTCATGATTACACGGCTACCACCAACCGAACCCCCAAGACATTTATTGGTTCCGGGGTTTTAACCAACGTCATTATCCGCCTGATTCAAAATCCCAACAAATACGCCATGCTAAGGGCCGTTAAGGAAGCCCTGGACTATTACCGCTCAAAAGATCAATTCGCCGCTCAGGTGCCGTTTTTTGAGCAATTAGAGGAGTCTCACTTCCTCCGACAGTCGAGTACGAAGCTAAGGCCCTCCGGCGATGTGATCGCCACCCTCAACGCCGTTTTCTGGTGCCTGATGAATTCGGAACAATATAACGTTGCCGTGTCAAAGGCTGTCAATCTTGGCAGTAACGCCGATACTATCGGTTCAATTACTTCCATGCTGGCATCACTGCTCTTTGCGCCGGTGACGTTCCCTGAAAACTGGCTGTCAAAGCTCCAGGGAAGAAATCAGATTAAAAGTGCGGTGTCAGTGGCGTTACTATCGGACAATTTCTGA
- a CDS encoding MFS transporter — MEISDHESNMQVIKDVSSNFTSAFCGDMFSFALGLMLLRATGMSLSFGLSMIIMPIVTLIGLVPIGNLVDTYPHKRLLIISLVVRIGALLIYSIAIGHFDGSGKLIPTIGFLIINYASVNLSNSGYMASVHELVNEGHIQKLNSLSQSAASFASTFSPIVAAGLYVIVGFRLFIVFQLTAHVIALVILLTMNFHYLSYPRKSSQTPQESQWAKFKLGLNYLMAHDFLRYLICIALFLNFIFAVINVGLPFMIVEHLHLGNVTLGILNSADALGMLIGNLIISVSKELRHLAKILAVTMVIIGTGLAGVGALLMAAPEQLVVQLVGSLMLFAVGMSLAFMNTPFGIYMQKTVPTELMGRVSSTEMSLNMMSIPLETVFYSFVFQQIPSGIVFIISGMALIAVTGLTMPAFMHVQMPRTDHATQKADRQRL; from the coding sequence ATGGAAATTAGTGATCATGAGTCAAATATGCAGGTTATAAAAGATGTATCGAGCAACTTCACCAGTGCTTTTTGTGGTGACATGTTTTCATTTGCTCTGGGGCTCATGCTGCTGCGGGCGACGGGAATGTCGTTAAGCTTTGGACTCTCAATGATTATCATGCCGATTGTGACTTTGATCGGGTTGGTGCCGATTGGCAACTTGGTCGACACTTATCCCCACAAACGGCTCTTGATTATTAGTCTGGTCGTCCGGATCGGCGCACTATTGATTTATTCGATCGCAATTGGTCACTTCGATGGCAGTGGTAAATTAATCCCAACGATTGGGTTTTTGATCATCAATTACGCATCTGTCAATCTTTCGAATTCCGGCTACATGGCGTCGGTTCACGAATTAGTCAACGAGGGTCATATTCAAAAATTGAATTCTTTGAGCCAATCTGCGGCATCGTTTGCCTCGACCTTTTCGCCGATTGTGGCTGCCGGATTGTATGTGATAGTTGGCTTTAGGCTGTTTATCGTCTTTCAGCTGACTGCTCACGTGATTGCCTTGGTAATTCTTTTGACGATGAATTTTCATTATTTGAGCTATCCAAGGAAAAGCAGTCAGACACCGCAGGAATCCCAGTGGGCAAAATTCAAACTGGGGTTAAATTATTTGATGGCCCACGACTTTTTACGGTATCTCATCTGTATTGCCCTGTTTTTGAATTTTATTTTTGCGGTCATTAACGTTGGCCTGCCATTTATGATTGTGGAACATTTACATTTGGGAAACGTGACGCTGGGGATTTTGAATTCCGCCGACGCCCTTGGCATGCTGATCGGGAATTTGATCATCAGTGTCTCGAAAGAATTGAGGCACTTGGCAAAAATATTAGCTGTCACGATGGTCATCATTGGTACGGGGTTGGCTGGAGTTGGCGCTTTATTGATGGCTGCTCCCGAACAATTAGTGGTCCAATTGGTGGGCTCGTTGATGTTGTTTGCAGTGGGGATGTCACTGGCTTTTATGAACACGCCTTTTGGTATTTACATGCAAAAAACGGTTCCGACTGAACTGATGGGCAGAGTCTCGTCTACCGAAATGTCTTTGAATATGATGTCAATTCCTTTGGAAACCGTCTTTTATTCATTTGTCTTCCAACAGATTCCAAGCGGAATTGTGTTCATCATATCTGGGATGGCTCTGATTGCCGTCACCGGATTGACAATGCCAGCTTTTATGCACGTCCAGATGCCAAGGACTGATCATGCCACCCAAAAGGCTGATCGTCAGCGTCTCTAA
- the rnjA gene encoding ribonuclease J1, whose amino-acid sequence MKKLNVKNNEAAIYGVGGLGEIGKNTYGIQFQDEIILIDAGIKFPEDDLLGVDYVIPDYQYLVENKDKIKALVITHGHEDHIGGVPYLMKVLNVPIYAGPLAMALIKNKLEEHGLLNSVELHEISDKSVLKFRKMKVSFFRTTHSIPDTVGIAVHTPVGVIVETGDYKFDLTPVTNQPPDLQEMARLGAEGVLCLMSDSTNAEKPIWTKSEKWVGTSIAHIFDNIEDRIIFATFASNISRIKTACDNAMAHGRKIAVFGRSMDAAIVNGRELGYLDIPDDAFVDAHELQSLPANKTLILCTGSQGEPMAALSRIANGTHRQISIQPGDTVIFSSNPIPGNTTSVNSVINKLEEAGANVIHGRVNNIHTSGHGGQEEQKLMLRLMKPKFFMPIHGEYRMLKIHTELAEQCGVPLDHSFIMQNGDVLALSKDNARMAGHFTAGDVYIDGSGIGDVGNVVLRDRQLLSEEGIVVVVATINLANQEIQSGPDILSRGFVYMRESGELLDEGRRRVFKTIRKSMRAKKATESSIRNAIIDDLQEFLYDKTERHPMILPMLIMNGKD is encoded by the coding sequence ATGAAAAAACTAAACGTCAAGAATAACGAAGCAGCTATCTATGGCGTTGGTGGTTTGGGTGAAATCGGTAAGAACACTTACGGGATCCAGTTTCAGGATGAAATTATCCTGATTGATGCGGGAATTAAGTTCCCCGAAGATGATCTCTTAGGTGTCGATTATGTTATCCCAGACTATCAGTATCTGGTTGAAAATAAGGATAAGATCAAAGCTTTGGTCATCACCCATGGTCATGAAGATCATATTGGTGGTGTCCCGTATTTGATGAAGGTTTTAAACGTCCCTATTTATGCCGGACCACTTGCGATGGCGCTGATTAAGAATAAATTGGAAGAACACGGCTTGCTAAATTCTGTAGAATTACACGAAATTAGTGACAAGTCGGTTCTCAAGTTCCGAAAAATGAAAGTTTCATTCTTCAGAACCACCCACTCGATCCCTGATACGGTTGGAATTGCCGTTCATACACCGGTGGGCGTGATTGTGGAAACTGGTGATTACAAGTTCGACCTCACACCAGTGACCAACCAGCCGCCTGATCTTCAGGAAATGGCCCGTTTGGGTGCAGAAGGCGTCCTTTGTTTGATGTCTGACAGCACCAACGCTGAAAAGCCAATTTGGACCAAATCTGAAAAGTGGGTTGGAACTTCAATTGCCCACATTTTTGATAATATTGAAGACAGAATCATCTTTGCAACCTTCGCTTCCAACATTTCACGGATTAAAACCGCTTGTGATAATGCCATGGCCCACGGTCGCAAGATTGCCGTCTTTGGGCGCAGCATGGATGCAGCGATAGTGAATGGACGCGAATTAGGTTATCTCGATATTCCTGATGATGCGTTTGTTGATGCACACGAGCTGCAGTCACTGCCAGCTAACAAGACTTTGATCTTGTGTACCGGCTCTCAAGGTGAACCAATGGCTGCCCTTTCACGGATTGCCAACGGTACCCACCGCCAGATTTCAATTCAGCCTGGTGACACGGTTATCTTTTCAAGTAACCCCATTCCTGGTAACACGACCAGTGTCAACAGCGTCATCAACAAGCTTGAAGAAGCCGGCGCCAATGTCATTCACGGTCGGGTGAACAACATTCATACTTCCGGACATGGTGGTCAAGAAGAACAGAAATTGATGCTGCGCTTGATGAAGCCGAAGTTCTTCATGCCGATTCATGGTGAGTACAGAATGCTGAAAATTCATACTGAGCTTGCCGAACAATGTGGCGTGCCGCTTGATCACAGCTTTATCATGCAAAATGGTGATGTACTTGCCCTTTCAAAAGATAATGCTCGTATGGCTGGTCACTTCACTGCCGGAGATGTTTACATCGATGGTAGCGGCATCGGTGATGTTGGCAACGTTGTCTTGCGCGATCGTCAACTGCTTTCTGAGGAAGGTATTGTCGTGGTTGTTGCAACAATCAACTTGGCCAACCAGGAAATCCAATCCGGTCCAGATATCTTGTCACGTGGCTTCGTCTACATGCGAGAATCCGGTGAACTTTTGGATGAAGGCCGACGCCGTGTATTTAAGACCATTCGAAAGTCGATGCGTGCTAAAAAAGCAACCGAGTCTTCAATTAGAAATGCGATTATTGATGATCTTCAAGAATTCCTTTACGACAAGACCGAACGCCATCCAATGATTTTGCCAATGCTCATCATGAATGGTAAAGATTAA
- the def gene encoding peptide deformylase, with product MFLMKDIVRDGDPVLRKQAQKVKFPLSKEDKQLAHDLMEYLEVSQDPEQCEKLGLRAGVGLAAPQVGVSEMMASVLVPSEDEDEKDEPVFKDVIINPVIVSNSVQRGALTEGEGCLSVDKDIPGYVPRAARITLKYQDVDGKEHKVRLKNYPAIVCQHEIDHLHGTLFYDHINKDNPFAKTDDEIFVY from the coding sequence GTGTTTTTAATGAAGGATATTGTACGAGATGGAGACCCGGTTCTCCGTAAACAAGCTCAAAAGGTCAAATTCCCTTTGAGCAAAGAAGATAAACAACTGGCTCATGATCTGATGGAATATCTGGAAGTCAGCCAGGATCCGGAACAGTGTGAAAAGTTAGGTCTGCGTGCAGGCGTCGGCTTGGCTGCCCCACAGGTCGGTGTCTCTGAAATGATGGCCTCAGTGTTGGTTCCAAGTGAAGACGAGGATGAAAAAGATGAACCGGTTTTCAAAGATGTCATTATTAACCCGGTGATCGTGTCGAATTCGGTTCAGCGTGGCGCATTGACAGAGGGCGAAGGCTGCCTGTCCGTTGATAAGGACATTCCCGGCTATGTCCCTCGGGCTGCCAGAATTACCTTAAAATACCAAGACGTTGACGGCAAAGAGCACAAGGTTCGATTGAAAAATTACCCGGCAATTGTCTGCCAGCATGAAATCGATCACCTTCATGGAACACTCTTTTATGATCACATTAATAAGGACAACCCATTTGCCAAAACAGATGACGAAATCTTTGTGTATTGA
- a CDS encoding diacylglycerol/lipid kinase family protein codes for MKYFIIINLHAGGANAKKVWPDIQKQLAAAHADYQTLYTAYPNHAVELAEQALSEIDTANQTDAVLIAAGGDGTLHETLLGCQHYYRTHQNDHPVPIAFLPVGSGNDFARGLKIPLHWEKSLADILTQSAAKTINVGHYTDLDHHSEGFFTNNFGIGFDATVVHLANHSSLKSHQFFGQFSYMAAILNVIIHFKGFKTEILPGNMPKVTFDNTFLLTTTDIPYFGGGINIVPSASVFDDHLDLVVVEKTSLWQLILFVSMIFLKRHLRLKFIHHYHEKELFIKTNGNRLGQIDGEELGERTFNLKLDTVKYPFWIR; via the coding sequence ATGAAATATTTCATCATTATCAATTTGCATGCCGGTGGTGCTAACGCCAAAAAGGTTTGGCCGGATATCCAAAAACAACTGGCGGCTGCACATGCCGATTATCAGACACTCTATACCGCCTACCCAAATCATGCTGTTGAACTTGCTGAACAAGCTCTCAGTGAAATTGACACCGCCAACCAAACTGACGCTGTGTTGATTGCCGCTGGCGGCGACGGGACCCTTCACGAAACACTGTTGGGCTGCCAGCACTATTACCGCACCCATCAAAATGATCATCCAGTTCCAATTGCCTTTTTGCCGGTCGGTTCCGGAAATGATTTTGCGCGGGGATTAAAGATTCCTTTGCACTGGGAGAAATCATTGGCTGACATTTTGACCCAATCAGCTGCTAAAACCATCAATGTCGGCCACTACACAGACCTTGATCATCATTCCGAAGGCTTCTTCACCAACAATTTTGGCATCGGCTTTGACGCCACTGTTGTGCACCTCGCAAATCATTCTTCTTTAAAAAGTCACCAATTCTTCGGACAATTTTCATACATGGCGGCTATATTAAACGTGATCATCCACTTTAAAGGGTTCAAGACCGAAATTCTCCCGGGAAATATGCCTAAAGTCACATTCGATAACACATTTTTATTAACCACAACAGATATTCCTTATTTCGGCGGAGGCATCAACATCGTGCCCAGCGCATCAGTGTTCGACGACCATCTGGATTTAGTAGTGGTCGAAAAAACCAGCCTTTGGCAATTGATTTTATTTGTATCTATGATATTTTTAAAGAGACACTTACGGCTTAAATTTATTCATCATTATCATGAAAAAGAGCTGTTTATAAAAACAAATGGTAATCGTTTGGGTCAAATCGATGGCGAAGAACTTGGCGAACGGACTTTTAACCTGAAGCTCGACACGGTTAAATATCCCTTCTGGATTCGGTAA
- a CDS encoding 2-oxo acid dehydrogenase subunit E2 gives MAYKFKLPEMGEGITEGEIATWDVKVGDTVKEDDPLVEIQNDKSVQEMPSPVAGTIKSIEKQEGETAEKGDVLVVIDDGSPDEPDDAAPAAAPAKEEAAPAPAKEEAPAPAAAPAPAAAPAAVTAAPAASNPNAIVKAMPSVRQYARDTGVDITAVPATGNHGQITKADIDNFNPAAAPAAPAAAATAAAPAGEAKAAAGQAIKPWKSDQPDLETREPMSPMRKIIAKSMRTSKDIAPHVTSFDDVEVSALMANRKKYKQAAADQDIHLTFLPYIVKALVAVMKKYPEFNASIDDTTQEIVYKHYFNVGIATNTDHGLYVPNIKNADSKGMFEIAKEITENTQAAYDNKLGPDTMKGGSITISNVGSIGGGWFTPVINQPEVAILGVGKIAKEPYVDPEDGEIKVGNMLKLSLSYDHRLIDGALAQNALNYMNQLLHDPAMLLMEG, from the coding sequence ATGGCTTATAAGTTTAAACTACCAGAGATGGGAGAAGGAATTACTGAAGGTGAAATCGCTACCTGGGATGTAAAAGTTGGCGATACCGTCAAGGAAGACGATCCGTTAGTTGAAATTCAAAACGATAAGTCTGTCCAAGAAATGCCATCTCCAGTTGCCGGAACCATTAAGAGTATTGAAAAGCAGGAAGGAGAAACCGCAGAAAAGGGCGACGTTTTAGTTGTCATTGATGATGGTTCTCCTGATGAACCTGATGATGCCGCACCAGCAGCTGCACCTGCAAAAGAAGAAGCTGCTCCAGCTCCTGCTAAAGAAGAAGCACCTGCACCGGCTGCCGCACCAGCACCTGCCGCTGCTCCAGCCGCAGTAACTGCTGCACCAGCTGCTTCAAATCCAAACGCAATTGTCAAAGCGATGCCATCTGTTCGTCAATATGCACGTGACACAGGCGTTGACATTACTGCTGTTCCTGCCACAGGAAATCATGGTCAGATCACCAAAGCTGACATTGACAACTTCAATCCAGCTGCCGCTCCAGCCGCACCAGCTGCCGCTGCAACCGCTGCTGCACCAGCTGGCGAAGCAAAAGCTGCCGCAGGTCAAGCTATCAAACCTTGGAAGTCTGATCAACCTGATCTTGAAACCCGTGAACCAATGTCTCCAATGCGTAAGATCATTGCTAAGTCAATGCGTACATCTAAGGACATTGCGCCTCACGTAACTTCATTTGACGACGTTGAAGTTAGTGCATTAATGGCTAACCGTAAGAAGTACAAGCAAGCAGCTGCCGACCAAGATATTCATTTGACATTCTTACCTTACATTGTGAAGGCATTGGTTGCCGTTATGAAGAAATATCCTGAGTTCAACGCTTCAATCGATGACACCACTCAAGAAATCGTTTACAAGCATTACTTCAATGTCGGTATTGCAACCAACACGGACCACGGTCTGTACGTACCAAACATCAAAAATGCTGATTCCAAGGGTATGTTTGAGATTGCTAAAGAAATTACCGAGAACACCCAAGCTGCCTATGACAATAAGCTTGGCCCAGATACAATGAAGGGTGGTTCAATTACCATCAGTAATGTTGGTTCAATTGGCGGTGGCTGGTTCACACCAGTTATCAACCAACCTGAAGTTGCTATCTTAGGTGTTGGTAAGATTGCCAAGGAACCATATGTTGATCCAGAAGACGGCGAGATTAAAGTAGGCAATATGCTGAAACTTTCATTGAGCTACGATCACAGATTAATTGATGGTGCCCTTGCACAAAATGCTTTGAATTACATGAATCAATTGCTTCATGATCCAGCAATGCTGTTGATGGAAGGATGA
- the pdhA gene encoding pyruvate dehydrogenase (acetyl-transferring) E1 component subunit alpha: MAAKSKHVVDFAKIKSTMSDPYKKPVQVIDENGKIVNQELFDQFSDDELVTLMEKMVWERALHEQTMNFSRQGRLGFYAPTYGEEASEMGIAHAMKKQDYLFPAYRDLPQLIQHGATVKEGYLWSKGHYQAYDYVRRGVRAFIPQIIIGAQYVQSAGAALGIKKNGEKDTVAYTFTGDGGTSQGDFYEGINFASSFQAPEVFFVQNNGWAISVPRKTQTAAETLAQKGVASGVPGVQVDGMDILATYLVAKEARDFVVAGNGPALVETLTYRFGAHSSAGDDPSRYRTKEQEKPWFDRDPLIRLRKVLTDKKLWDQDKEDKLVAQYKDEFKEAMKDAEAAPKQKVSDFLKNTFEVPTPDVAADIKKYEAKESK, translated from the coding sequence ATGGCAGCAAAGAGTAAGCATGTTGTTGATTTTGCCAAGATCAAATCAACGATGAGCGATCCATATAAGAAACCGGTTCAAGTTATTGATGAAAACGGTAAAATAGTTAATCAAGAATTATTTGACCAATTCAGCGATGACGAACTAGTTACGCTGATGGAAAAGATGGTTTGGGAACGTGCATTGCATGAACAAACAATGAACTTTTCACGTCAGGGTCGATTAGGTTTCTATGCTCCTACTTACGGTGAGGAAGCCTCAGAAATGGGGATTGCCCACGCAATGAAGAAACAAGACTACCTATTCCCAGCATATCGTGATTTACCACAATTAATCCAACACGGTGCAACCGTTAAAGAGGGTTACTTATGGTCAAAAGGTCACTACCAAGCTTATGACTACGTACGACGCGGTGTACGTGCATTTATCCCACAAATTATTATTGGTGCTCAGTATGTTCAATCAGCTGGTGCTGCATTAGGAATCAAGAAGAACGGTGAGAAGGATACCGTTGCTTACACATTTACCGGTGATGGTGGTACTTCACAGGGTGACTTCTATGAAGGAATCAACTTCGCCAGTTCATTCCAAGCTCCAGAAGTATTCTTCGTTCAAAACAACGGCTGGGCAATTTCAGTTCCACGAAAGACTCAGACCGCTGCTGAAACCCTTGCACAAAAAGGTGTTGCTTCCGGTGTTCCTGGTGTTCAAGTTGATGGGATGGATATTCTGGCAACTTACTTGGTTGCAAAAGAAGCTCGTGACTTTGTTGTTGCCGGCAATGGTCCAGCATTAGTTGAAACCTTGACTTATCGTTTCGGTGCCCACAGTTCAGCCGGTGATGATCCTAGTCGTTACCGTACTAAGGAACAAGAAAAACCATGGTTCGACCGAGACCCACTAATTCGTTTGAGAAAAGTTTTGACTGACAAGAAACTTTGGGATCAAGACAAAGAAGACAAATTAGTTGCTCAATACAAAGATGAATTCAAGGAAGCAATGAAGGATGCCGAAGCTGCTCCTAAGCAAAAGGTTAGTGACTTCTTGAAGAACACATTTGAAGTTCCAACCCCAGATGTAGCAGCTGACATTAAGAAATACGAAGCAAAGGAGTCGAAGTAA
- a CDS encoding DNA-directed RNA polymerase subunit epsilon → MIWKVLYQPSKKESPRRETTHSLYVEADTEVEAHALVEDNTDYDIEFIEPLQGKHLEYEQSSPDYKVTEFNNK, encoded by the coding sequence ATGATTTGGAAGGTTTTATATCAACCCAGCAAGAAGGAAAGCCCTCGCCGGGAAACGACTCATTCACTCTATGTTGAGGCCGACACAGAGGTTGAAGCTCACGCGTTAGTTGAAGACAATACTGATTATGATATTGAATTCATCGAACCCCTCCAAGGAAAGCACTTGGAGTATGAGCAAAGTAGTCCTGATTACAAAGTAACGGAGTTTAATAATAAATGA
- a CDS encoding alpha-ketoacid dehydrogenase subunit beta: MAKMTYIKAITNGLDQVLQDDPKTLIFGEDVGKNGGVFRTTEGLQDKYGEDRVFDTPLAESGILGMSIGLALTGWRPIPEIQFMGFTMEAVDSVGGQMSRNRFRFSGDVTMPITIRTPFGGGTHTAELHGDSLENLFIGIPGLRVVTPANPYDAKGMVISAVENNDPVLFMENLKLYRSMKDEVPDGHYTVPLDKANVVREGSDITVVAYSAEVNEALKVADKLEKENISVEVIDLRSLSPIDDETIFASIDKTHKVVIAQEAQKMAGAGAKVASDIAENDIMSLDAPIGRVSAPDSIFPFAMAENDWLPNADDIEAKVREILNY; this comes from the coding sequence ATGGCTAAAATGACATATATTAAAGCAATTACCAACGGACTTGACCAAGTATTACAAGACGATCCCAAGACTCTGATTTTTGGTGAAGATGTTGGTAAAAACGGTGGTGTGTTCCGGACAACTGAAGGACTTCAAGATAAATATGGTGAAGACCGAGTATTCGATACCCCACTTGCTGAATCAGGAATTTTAGGAATGTCAATCGGACTTGCATTAACCGGTTGGCGTCCAATCCCAGAAATTCAATTTATGGGATTCACAATGGAAGCTGTTGATTCTGTCGGTGGTCAAATGTCACGTAACCGATTCCGTTTCTCGGGCGACGTTACGATGCCGATCACAATCAGAACTCCATTTGGTGGTGGTACTCATACTGCCGAACTTCACGGTGACTCACTTGAAAACTTGTTCATTGGCATCCCGGGACTGCGGGTAGTAACTCCTGCAAATCCTTATGACGCTAAAGGAATGGTTATCTCAGCCGTTGAAAACAACGACCCGGTATTATTCATGGAAAACCTGAAACTTTATCGTTCAATGAAGGATGAAGTTCCAGATGGCCACTACACTGTTCCGCTAGACAAGGCAAATGTTGTTCGTGAAGGATCTGACATTACCGTTGTTGCTTACAGTGCCGAAGTTAACGAAGCACTTAAAGTAGCAGATAAATTAGAAAAAGAGAACATCTCAGTTGAAGTTATTGACTTACGTTCATTATCACCAATTGACGATGAAACAATCTTTGCTTCAATCGACAAGACTCACAAAGTAGTGATTGCCCAAGAAGCACAAAAGATGGCTGGTGCCGGAGCAAAAGTTGCTTCAGACATTGCTGAAAACGACATTATGTCATTGGACGCACCAATCGGCCGTGTTTCTGCTCCTGACAGTATCTTCCCATTTGCTATGGCTGAAAATGATTGGCTTCCAAATGCTGATGATATCGAAGCTAAAGTACGAGAAATTTTGAACTACTAA